A single genomic interval of Cucumis sativus cultivar 9930 chromosome 7, Cucumber_9930_V3, whole genome shotgun sequence harbors:
- the LOC101205337 gene encoding GDP-L-galactose phosphorylase 1: MLRIKRVPTVVSNYQEDETENVSRSTGCGRNCLNKCCIEGAKIPLYAFKKLNKISGSKGLCCEYENSVPPVAFLDSLLLGEWEDRMQRGLFRYDVTACETKVIPGKYGFIAQLNEGRHLKKRPTEFRVDKVLQPFDGNKFNFTKVGQEEVLFRFEANENGNTQFIPNDAIDLENSPSVVAINVSPIEYGHVLLIPRILDCLPQRIDRESFLLALHMATEAGNTYFRLGYNSLGAFATINHLHFQAYYLGVPFPIEKAPTKKIMTLKDGVIISELLKYPVRGLVFEGGNTLQSLSNSVSDACICLQENNIPYNILIADCGQRIFLLPQCYAEKQALGEVSAELLDTQVNPAVWEISGHMVLKRKKDYEEASEENAWRLLAVVSLSEERFQEVCALIFEVIDTVDAENTEGSSSMPEEHDDGCLKEVEARNNTTRPLPMTGTKECLV, from the exons ATGTTGAGGATTAAGCGTGTTCCTACCGTGGTTTCTAATTACCAAGAGGACGAGACAGAGAATGTCTCTCGCAGCACAGGGTGCGGCCGGAACTGTCTCAATAAGTGTTGCATTGAAG gaGCCAAGATTCCATTATATGCTTTCAAGAAGCTGAACAAGATATCTGGCTCAAAAGGCTTATGCTGCGAATATGAGAACAGTGTTCCTCCTGTTGCTTTTCTTGACTCGCTGCTTCTTGGCGAG TGGGAGGACCGGATGCAGCGGGGGCTTTTTCGCTATGATGTCACTGCTTGTGAAACTAAG gtGATTCCTGGAAAATATGGTTTCATTGCCCAGCTGAACGAGGGGCGTCACCTAAAGAAGAGGCCAACCGAGTTTCGAGTTGATAAGGTTCTCCAGCCCTTTGATGGTAACAAATTCAACTTCACCAAGGTTGGGCAAGAAGAGGTCCTCTTCCGGTTTGAAGCAAATGAAAATGGGAATACACAATTTATTCCAAATGACGCTATTGATCTTGAGAATTCTCCAAGCGTGGTTGCCATTAAT GTCAGCCCTATTGAATATGGGCATGTGCTCTTGATCCCACGTATTCTCGATTGCTTGCCACAAAGGATCGATAGAGAAAGTTTTTTGCTTGCTCTTCACATGGCAACGGAGGCTGGAAATACATACTTCAGACTCGGGTACAACAGCTTGGGCGCATTTGCTACCATCAATCACCTTCACTTTCAG GCATATTACTTGGGGGTCCCTTTCCCTATTGAGAAGGCACCAACgaagaaaataatgacattGAAAGATGGAGTGATCATCTCTGAGCTACTAAAATATCCTGTTCGAGGGCTCGTCTTCGAGGGTGGAAATACTCTGCAATCTCTATCCAACTCGGTGTCAGATGCCTGCATATGCCTTCAAGAAAACAACATTCCATACAATATCTTAATTGCTGATTGTGGGCAACGGATCTTTCTTCTCCCACAG TGTTATGCTGAGAAACAAGCACTTGGGGAAGTGAGTGCGGAGCTACTCGACACCCAAGTCAACCCTGCTGTTTGGGAGATAAGTGGTCACATGGtgttgaagaggaagaaggatTATGAAGAGGCGTCAGAGGAAAACGCATGGAGGCTACTTGCTGTGGTATCCCTATCAGAAGAGAGGTTTCAAGAAGTGTGTGCTCTCATCTTCGAAGTTATCGACACAGTTGATGCTGAAAATACTGAGGGTAGCTCGAGCATGCCTGAGGAGCATGATGATGGTTGTCTGAAGGAAGTGGAAGCTAGAAACAACACCACCCGCCCACTCCCAATGACTGGGACGAAGGAATGCTTAGTTTAG
- the LOC101206369 gene encoding ribosomal RNA small subunit methyltransferase NEP1-like gives MDPYKYRPDIVHGALVHIMYSRIRMAGLVQAVFIRTDEGILIKVDPRTRIPESLDELFCDMVSQLLQKLSTKAKGNCGKLLQVVKNPVIQYLPVNCLKIGLSSSSKKVVEPRDYLKTFSNDVNLVFVIGAMAHGKIDNENIDELISVSGYHLSARVCLRMIYESLGTKYGIW, from the exons ATGGATCCATACAAGTATAGACCTGATATAGTTCATGGG GCTCTTGTCCATATCATGTATTCTCGAATTCGTATGGCTGGATTAGTTCAGGCAGTATTCATAAGAACTGATGAAGGAATTCTCATCAAAGTTGACCCTCGTACTCGAATACCAGAATCATTGGACGAGCTGTTTTGTGATATGGTGT CTCAATTGTTGCAAAAGCTTAGCACTAAAGCCAAAGGCAACTGTGGAAAACTATTGCAAGTGGTAAAAAATCCTGTGATCCAATACTTACCTGTCAATTGCTTGAAGATCG GTCTTTCCTCAAGTTCCAAAAAAGTTGTTGAACCACGAGATTACCTCAAAACGTTTAGCAACGACGTCAATCTAGTATTTGTG ATTGGAGCAATGGCTCATGGCAAAATTGACAATGAAAACATAGATGAATTGATATCAG TTTCTGGATATCACTTAAGCGCTAGAGTTTGTCTACGCATGATATACGAGAGCTTGGGTACGAAATATGGAATCTGGTGA